From a single Polyangiaceae bacterium genomic region:
- a CDS encoding response regulator, with amino-acid sequence MLAPRRMGARILVVDDSPTIRKVVTSILEARAFETVTAEDGQDALEKLDAGAEVDLVLLDFVMPRMNGYQFCRELRNNAERRNLPVVLMSAKGDKIRGQFVQQTGAIDAITKPFDARGLVAVVEGALKKQEEGRARPVPDGDTMPDEETVADSFAPSSLVPSEDPAIRRQQTADEFASALARVIMPKLHEEAGVDEAIVLSAVQDAVTADTMGALTSLLRTLDFGADTQEVLAGDISVISIAEILQLLHLQRQTGALVVSNRKAEITLYVREGNVDLAASRGVRDEFLLGRYLIESGAINREDLDTVVAQRTGTARLLGERLLELGLVEQEAITHALTRQTSELVYEVVRWKTGRFTFTVGLPLEQSTTRLALSIGALVMEGFRRVDEWRLIEGTFDFEEVLYKDPGAIENLSEDTQLTRREQAVLDAIDGESTVREIVDTMQGSSFEVCKIIYQFLNSRIVRRKAA; translated from the coding sequence ATGCTCGCTCCGAGGCGAATGGGAGCGAGAATCCTCGTCGTCGATGACAGCCCGACCATCCGCAAGGTGGTGACGTCCATCTTGGAGGCACGGGCATTCGAGACCGTTACGGCGGAAGACGGGCAAGATGCGCTCGAAAAGCTCGACGCAGGCGCGGAGGTGGACCTCGTCCTGCTCGACTTCGTGATGCCGCGGATGAACGGCTATCAGTTCTGCCGCGAGCTTCGGAACAACGCCGAGCGGCGGAACCTGCCCGTGGTGCTGATGAGCGCCAAGGGCGACAAGATCCGTGGGCAGTTCGTGCAGCAGACCGGCGCCATCGACGCCATCACCAAGCCCTTCGATGCCCGCGGCTTGGTGGCGGTGGTGGAGGGCGCCCTCAAGAAGCAGGAAGAGGGGCGCGCGCGGCCGGTTCCCGACGGCGACACCATGCCGGACGAGGAGACCGTCGCCGACAGCTTCGCGCCGAGCTCCCTGGTGCCGAGCGAGGACCCGGCGATCCGGCGACAGCAGACCGCGGACGAGTTCGCCTCGGCGCTGGCGCGGGTGATCATGCCCAAGCTGCACGAGGAAGCGGGGGTGGACGAAGCCATCGTTCTGTCCGCGGTGCAGGACGCCGTGACGGCGGACACCATGGGCGCCCTCACCAGCTTGCTCCGCACGCTGGATTTCGGGGCGGACACCCAGGAGGTGCTGGCCGGCGACATTTCCGTGATCTCCATCGCGGAAATCCTGCAGCTCTTGCACCTGCAGCGTCAGACCGGGGCGCTGGTGGTCTCGAACCGCAAGGCGGAGATCACGCTGTACGTACGCGAGGGCAACGTGGATCTCGCGGCCTCCCGCGGCGTGCGGGACGAGTTCTTGCTGGGGCGCTACCTGATCGAGTCCGGCGCCATCAACCGCGAGGACCTCGATACCGTAGTGGCCCAGCGAACGGGCACGGCGCGGCTCTTGGGAGAGCGCTTGCTGGAGCTCGGGTTGGTGGAGCAGGAAGCCATCACCCATGCGCTCACACGGCAGACCTCGGAGCTGGTGTACGAGGTGGTGCGCTGGAAGACGGGGCGCTTCACCTTCACCGTGGGTTTGCCCTTGGAGCAGTCGACCACGCGCTTGGCGCTTTCCATCGGTGCACTGGTGATGGAAGGCTTCCGTCGTGTGGACGAGTGGCGGCTGATCGAAGGCACGTTCGATTTCGAGGAAGTGCTGTACAAGGATCCCGGAGCCATCGAAAACCTGAGCGAGGACACTCAGCTCACTCGGCGCGAGCAAGCCGTGCTCGACGCGATAGATGGCGAAAGCACGGTGCGCGAGATCGTCGACACCATGCAGGGCAGCTCCTTCGAAGTGTGCAAGATCATCTACCAGTTCTTGAATTCACGCATCGTGCGTCGCAAGGCCGCCTGA